Proteins from a genomic interval of Brucella melitensis bv. 1 str. 16M:
- a CDS encoding dihydroorotase, translated as MSAILFENARIVDPSRGLDETGSLLIENGKIVAAGSEARNQGAPEGAEIVDLDGKAVMPGLVDSRVFIGEPGAEHRETIASASRAAAAGGVTSIIMMPDTDPVIDDVALVEFVKRTARDTAIVNVHPAAAITKGLHGEEMTEFGLLRAAGAVAFTEGRNTIANTQIMRRALTYARDFNAVIACETRDPLLGANGVMNEGLFASWLGLSGTPREAEVIPLERDLRLAALTRSRYHAAQLSCAMSADAMRRAKDLGTNVTAGVSINHLSLNENDIGEFRTFFRLSPPLRGEEDRLAMVEAVKNGTIDIVVSAHDPQDVDTKRLPFSDAEAGAIGLETLLAAALRLYHNDNIPLLRLVEVLSTAPAKIFGLNAGTLKPGASADIAIVDLEEPWVVREEDLHSRSKNSCFESARFQGRVVRTIVAGKTVYSA; from the coding sequence ATGAGCGCGATCCTGTTTGAAAACGCCCGGATCGTCGATCCATCACGCGGCCTTGATGAAACCGGCAGCCTTCTGATCGAAAACGGCAAAATCGTCGCCGCTGGCAGCGAGGCCCGTAATCAGGGCGCGCCGGAAGGTGCTGAAATTGTCGATCTGGATGGCAAGGCTGTGATGCCGGGTCTCGTGGATTCGCGGGTCTTCATCGGTGAACCGGGGGCTGAACACCGCGAAACAATCGCTTCGGCAAGCCGGGCGGCTGCGGCAGGCGGCGTCACCTCCATCATCATGATGCCGGACACCGATCCGGTGATCGACGATGTGGCGCTGGTGGAATTCGTCAAGCGCACAGCGCGCGACACGGCCATCGTCAATGTCCATCCCGCCGCCGCCATCACCAAGGGCCTGCACGGCGAGGAAATGACCGAATTCGGCCTGCTGCGGGCAGCCGGTGCGGTTGCCTTCACCGAAGGCCGCAATACTATCGCCAATACGCAGATCATGCGCCGCGCCCTCACCTATGCGCGCGATTTCAACGCCGTCATCGCCTGCGAAACACGCGATCCTTTGCTCGGCGCAAACGGCGTGATGAATGAAGGCCTGTTTGCAAGCTGGCTTGGCCTTTCCGGCACGCCGCGGGAAGCGGAAGTGATTCCGCTGGAGCGTGATCTGCGTCTTGCGGCCCTCACCCGAAGCCGCTACCACGCCGCGCAGCTTTCCTGCGCCATGTCGGCGGACGCCATGCGCCGCGCCAAGGATCTGGGCACGAACGTCACGGCGGGCGTGTCGATCAACCATCTGTCGCTCAACGAGAACGATATCGGCGAGTTCCGCACCTTCTTCCGCCTGTCGCCGCCGCTGCGCGGCGAGGAAGACCGGCTCGCCATGGTGGAAGCCGTGAAAAACGGCACCATCGACATCGTGGTTTCGGCACATGACCCGCAGGATGTGGATACCAAGCGCCTGCCCTTTTCAGATGCCGAAGCAGGCGCAATCGGTCTGGAAACGCTGCTCGCGGCGGCACTTCGTCTCTATCATAATGACAATATTCCGCTTCTGCGGCTGGTCGAGGTGCTTTCCACGGCGCCAGCAAAAATATTCGGCCTGAATGCCGGTACGCTGAAACCGGGCGCAAGCGCGGATATCGCCATTGTCGATCTGGAAGAACCATGGGTCGTGCGGGAGGAAGACCTGCATTCGCGCTCCAAGAATAGCTGCTTTGAAAGTGCGCGGTTCCAGGGGCGCG
- a CDS encoding aspartate carbamoyltransferase catalytic subunit, with amino-acid sequence MTNQTVSPLFPHRHLLGIKGLSPLDILCLLDLADQEIAVSRQPEKKKSVLRGRTQINLFFEASTRTQSSFELAGKRLGADVMNMSVGNSSVKKGETLIDTAMTLNAMQPDILVIRHASAGAAALLAQKVGCSVVNAGDGAHEHPTQALLDALTIRRAKGQIENLIVAICGDVLHSRVARSNILLLNALGARVRVVAPSTLLPAGMADMSVEVFNSMEEGLKDADVVMMLRLQRERMAGSFVPSVREYFHFYGLDREKLKFAKPDALVMHPGPMNRGVEIASDVADGPQSVIQQQVEMGVAVRMAVMEALLDPRRNPGNGEPA; translated from the coding sequence ATGACAAATCAAACGGTCTCTCCGCTTTTCCCTCACCGCCACCTGCTTGGCATCAAGGGGCTATCGCCCCTGGACATTCTCTGCCTTCTCGATCTTGCCGATCAGGAAATCGCTGTCTCCCGGCAGCCGGAGAAGAAAAAGTCCGTGCTGCGCGGTCGCACGCAAATCAACCTGTTCTTTGAAGCATCGACACGGACGCAATCTTCGTTCGAGCTGGCCGGAAAACGGCTGGGCGCGGATGTGATGAATATGTCCGTCGGCAATTCATCGGTCAAGAAAGGCGAAACGCTCATCGATACGGCGATGACGCTGAACGCCATGCAGCCGGATATTCTCGTCATCCGCCATGCTTCCGCCGGTGCTGCCGCCCTTCTCGCGCAGAAAGTGGGTTGCTCGGTGGTCAATGCGGGCGACGGCGCGCATGAACACCCCACACAGGCGCTTCTCGATGCGCTGACAATCCGCCGCGCCAAGGGCCAGATCGAAAATCTGATCGTCGCCATCTGCGGTGACGTTCTGCATTCGCGCGTGGCGCGCTCCAACATTCTCCTGCTCAACGCGCTCGGCGCGCGGGTGCGGGTGGTTGCGCCTTCAACACTCCTGCCCGCCGGCATGGCCGATATGAGCGTGGAAGTTTTCAACTCCATGGAGGAGGGGCTGAAAGACGCTGATGTCGTCATGATGCTGCGCCTCCAGCGCGAGCGCATGGCGGGTTCCTTCGTGCCTTCCGTGCGGGAATATTTCCATTTCTATGGCCTGGACCGGGAAAAACTCAAATTCGCCAAACCCGATGCACTTGTGATGCATCCGGGGCCAATGAACCGGGGCGTCGAGATTGCCTCCGACGTTGCGGACGGGCCGCAAAGCGTCATCCAGCAACAGGTGGAAATGGGCGTTGCCGTGCGCATGGCCGTGATGGAGGCTCTGCTCGATCCGCGGCGCAACCCAGGCAACGGAGAACCGGCATGA
- a CDS encoding acyl-CoA dehydrogenase family protein, translated as MKTHEVTNQTPPITGTNAYLGDPLLMQIAARFPKELHTELEQAGRFVLSAEAQDLARLANTELPKLRTHDRQGRRIDLVEYHPAYHALMRRSVAQGLHSSIWEDNPLESGRRHQARAARFYLTAQLEAGHLCPLTMTSASLAALMASPEVYKQWSPAVLSRKYDFSQKPAFRKQGVTLGMGMTEKQGGTDVRANATRAEPAIGGAWRLTGHKWFMSAPMSDAFLTLAQTKEGLSCFLLPRLGEKGESNGFFFQRLKDKLGNRSNASSEVEFDGALGQMIGSPGEGVKTIMDMVTLTRLDCAVASAGLMRSGLAEAVHHSRHRHVFGKPLVEQPLMQRVLADMALDVAGATALSMRLARAFDMAASDRAEAAFARSMTPVVKYWVCKIAPALLYEAMECLGGNGYIEDGNLARAYREAPVNAIWEGSGNVMALDVARVLSRAPALFDGVLDWISGQLGPRGQGTIDVLRAALQLTETDQGVARLLTEQLAFAAAAAELRQLGADDIADAFIETRLGGLWRTTYGMLDARHNAMRIIDQLYPAS; from the coding sequence TTGAAAACGCACGAAGTCACCAACCAGACGCCGCCGATCACCGGCACGAACGCTTATCTGGGCGACCCGCTTCTCATGCAGATTGCGGCGCGTTTTCCAAAAGAGCTTCATACAGAACTGGAGCAGGCGGGCCGTTTCGTACTTTCGGCCGAGGCGCAGGATTTGGCTCGTCTTGCCAACACCGAATTGCCGAAGCTGCGTACGCATGACCGGCAGGGCCGCCGCATCGACCTTGTCGAATATCACCCGGCCTATCACGCGCTGATGCGCCGCTCCGTGGCGCAGGGGCTGCATTCGTCCATATGGGAAGACAATCCGCTGGAGAGTGGCCGCCGTCATCAGGCGCGTGCCGCCCGTTTTTATCTCACTGCGCAGCTTGAGGCCGGGCACCTTTGCCCGCTCACCATGACGAGCGCCTCTCTGGCCGCACTCATGGCCTCGCCGGAGGTTTACAAGCAATGGTCTCCGGCAGTCCTGTCGCGCAAATATGATTTTTCGCAAAAGCCTGCCTTCCGCAAACAGGGTGTTACGCTTGGCATGGGCATGACGGAAAAACAGGGCGGCACCGATGTTCGCGCCAACGCCACCCGTGCCGAACCTGCCATTGGCGGGGCATGGCGGCTTACGGGCCATAAATGGTTCATGTCGGCGCCGATGTCAGATGCTTTTCTGACACTGGCGCAAACGAAGGAGGGGCTTTCCTGTTTCCTTCTGCCGCGACTGGGCGAAAAGGGCGAGAGCAATGGCTTTTTCTTCCAGCGCCTGAAAGATAAGCTCGGCAACAGATCCAATGCTTCCTCGGAAGTGGAATTTGACGGGGCTTTGGGCCAGATGATCGGCAGTCCGGGCGAGGGCGTGAAGACGATCATGGATATGGTGACGTTGACGCGGCTTGATTGCGCGGTAGCTTCTGCCGGACTTATGCGCTCAGGGCTGGCTGAGGCCGTTCACCACAGCCGCCACCGCCATGTGTTCGGCAAGCCTTTGGTCGAGCAGCCGCTGATGCAGCGCGTTCTGGCCGATATGGCGCTGGACGTGGCGGGCGCCACGGCGCTTTCCATGCGTCTTGCCCGCGCCTTCGACATGGCGGCAAGCGACCGGGCGGAAGCCGCTTTTGCGCGCTCCATGACGCCGGTGGTGAAATATTGGGTCTGCAAGATTGCGCCTGCGCTCCTTTATGAAGCGATGGAGTGCCTTGGCGGCAACGGCTATATCGAAGATGGCAATCTGGCGCGGGCCTATCGTGAAGCGCCGGTCAATGCGATATGGGAAGGTTCCGGCAATGTGATGGCGCTGGACGTGGCACGGGTGCTCTCGCGTGCGCCGGCACTTTTCGATGGCGTGCTGGACTGGATCAGCGGACAATTGGGCCCGCGCGGGCAGGGCACGATCGACGTGCTGCGCGCCGCCCTTCAACTGACCGAGACGGATCAGGGTGTGGCACGTCTTTTGACCGAGCAGCTTGCCTTCGCAGCCGCAGCCGCTGAACTGCGCCAGCTTGGCGCGGACGATATTGCTGATGCCTTTATCGAAACCCGCCTCGGCGGCCTGTGGCGCACCACCTACGGGATGCTGGATGCGCGCCACAATGCGATGCGTATCATCGACCAGCTCTATCCGGCGTCGTAA
- the ruvX gene encoding Holliday junction resolvase RuvX translates to MATAEIEEIPALLKPGQTVAGLDLGTKTIGLAVSDLGLSFAHPRPVIKRVKFTIDAQVLLKALETDKVGVIVIGLPMNMDGTAGPRVQATRAFVRTMQPLTDLPFVFWDERLSTVAVERALIGMDVSRGKRADRIDSAAAAFILQGALDRLHMMRRNDYDAG, encoded by the coding sequence ATGGCAACCGCTGAAATAGAAGAAATTCCGGCACTGCTGAAGCCCGGACAGACGGTTGCCGGGCTTGATCTTGGAACAAAGACCATCGGCCTTGCCGTTTCCGATCTTGGCCTTTCCTTCGCCCATCCGCGCCCGGTCATCAAGCGAGTCAAGTTTACCATCGACGCTCAGGTGCTATTGAAGGCGCTGGAAACCGACAAGGTTGGCGTCATCGTGATCGGCCTGCCCATGAACATGGACGGCACGGCCGGGCCGCGCGTTCAGGCCACGCGCGCCTTCGTGCGCACCATGCAACCGCTGACCGACCTGCCCTTCGTATTCTGGGATGAGCGGCTTTCAACAGTTGCAGTAGAGCGGGCGCTGATCGGCATGGACGTCTCGCGCGGCAAGCGGGCCGACCGTATCGATTCCGCTGCTGCCGCCTTCATCCTGCAAGGCGCGCTCGACCGGCTGCATATGATGCGCAGGAACGATTACGACGCCGGATAG
- a CDS encoding metal-dependent hydrolase, whose product MKITWLGHAAFRVETAKAVILIDPFLNGNPGAKGIDFKEATRGVTHIALTHGHGDHVGDTVAIAREHGATVIANADLASWLGSQGVEKLDPGNTGGTLAHEGFTITFVNALHSSAMLTENGVSQALGNPNGLVFHFEDSPTLYHMGDTDIFSDMALINELHQPEIGIVPIGDRFTMGGAVAALACQRYFNFNSVLPCHYASFPIIDRTADKFIAGMADHPATKVLADPAGTVHSFQA is encoded by the coding sequence ATGAAAATCACCTGGCTTGGACACGCCGCTTTCCGTGTTGAAACCGCTAAGGCAGTCATTCTCATTGACCCCTTCCTGAACGGCAATCCCGGCGCCAAAGGTATCGACTTCAAGGAAGCCACCAGGGGTGTCACGCATATTGCGCTCACCCACGGCCATGGTGACCATGTGGGCGACACGGTAGCCATTGCCAGGGAGCATGGCGCAACCGTAATCGCCAATGCCGATCTTGCCTCATGGCTTGGCAGTCAGGGCGTGGAAAAGCTTGACCCCGGCAATACGGGCGGCACGCTGGCGCATGAAGGTTTTACAATTACCTTCGTCAATGCACTTCATTCTTCCGCCATGCTGACGGAAAACGGCGTTTCGCAGGCGCTTGGAAACCCGAATGGCCTTGTGTTCCACTTCGAGGATTCGCCGACGCTCTATCATATGGGCGACACGGATATTTTCTCCGACATGGCGCTCATCAACGAGCTTCACCAGCCCGAAATCGGCATTGTGCCCATTGGCGACCGTTTCACCATGGGCGGTGCGGTGGCGGCTCTCGCCTGCCAGCGTTATTTCAATTTCAATTCTGTCCTGCCTTGCCATTATGCTTCATTCCCGATCATCGACCGGACGGCGGACAAGTTTATTGCGGGAATGGCGGATCATCCGGCAACCAAAGTGCTGGCCGATCCGGCGGGAACCGTTCACAGCTTCCAAGCTTAA
- the gatC gene encoding Asp-tRNA(Asn)/Glu-tRNA(Gln) amidotransferase subunit GatC, translating to MSVDISTVKRVAHLARIAVSEDDAERMTGELNAILGFVEQLNEVDVEGIEPMTSVTPMKMRMREDKVTDGGIAAAVVANAPVTEDNFFVVPKVVE from the coding sequence ATGTCCGTTGATATTTCTACCGTCAAGCGCGTCGCGCATCTGGCGCGCATCGCCGTCAGCGAAGACGATGCAGAACGCATGACCGGAGAGCTGAATGCAATTCTGGGCTTTGTCGAGCAATTGAATGAAGTCGATGTCGAGGGCATTGAACCGATGACGTCTGTGACGCCGATGAAGATGCGTATGCGTGAAGACAAGGTGACAGACGGTGGCATTGCCGCCGCCGTGGTGGCCAATGCGCCGGTGACGGAAGACAATTTCTTCGTGGTTCCGAAGGTCGTGGAGTAA
- the gatA gene encoding Asp-tRNA(Asn)/Glu-tRNA(Gln) amidotransferase subunit GatA, which yields MSELTALTIAEARDKLKAKAITATELTDAYLSAIDAANDAINAYVAVTHDQARSMAKASDERIAKGEAGALEGIPLGVKDLFATKGVHTQACSHILDGFKPEYESTVTANLWADGAVMLGKLNMDEFAMGSSNETSYYGPVKNPWRAKGSNADLVPGGSSGGSAAAVAAHLCAGATATDTGGSIRQPAAFTGTVGIKPTYGRVSRWGTVAFASSLDQAGPIARDVRDAAILMKSMASLDLKDTTSVDLPVPDYEAALGRSVKGMKIGIPREYRVDGMPGEIEELWQKGIQYLKDAGAEIVDISLPHTKYALPAYYIVAPAEASSNLARYDGVRYGLRVPGKDIADMYEQTRAAGFGKEVKRRIMIGTYVLSAGYYDAYYLRAQKVRTLIKKDFEDVFAKGVDAILTPATPSAAFSLADEVLANDPVKMYLNDIFTVTVNMAGLPGIAVPAGLNGQGLPLGLQLIGRPFEEETLFQAAHVIEQAAGRFTPAKWW from the coding sequence ATGAGTGAACTGACCGCACTGACCATTGCCGAAGCGCGCGACAAGTTGAAAGCCAAGGCCATTACCGCGACCGAGCTGACGGACGCCTATCTTTCCGCTATCGATGCCGCCAATGACGCCATCAATGCCTATGTGGCCGTCACCCACGATCAGGCGCGTTCCATGGCCAAGGCTTCGGATGAACGCATCGCGAAGGGCGAAGCGGGCGCATTGGAGGGCATTCCGCTCGGCGTGAAGGACCTGTTTGCAACCAAGGGCGTGCACACGCAGGCCTGCTCGCACATTCTGGACGGTTTCAAGCCGGAATATGAATCGACCGTCACCGCCAATTTATGGGCTGATGGCGCGGTCATGCTCGGCAAGCTCAATATGGATGAGTTCGCCATGGGCTCCTCCAACGAAACTTCCTATTACGGTCCGGTGAAAAATCCGTGGCGCGCCAAGGGTTCCAATGCCGATCTGGTGCCGGGCGGCTCGTCCGGCGGTTCGGCTGCCGCCGTTGCCGCGCATCTTTGCGCGGGCGCGACTGCGACCGATACGGGCGGCTCGATCCGCCAGCCTGCCGCCTTTACCGGTACGGTCGGCATCAAGCCAACCTATGGCCGTGTTTCGCGCTGGGGTACGGTGGCTTTCGCCTCGTCGCTCGATCAGGCAGGCCCGATTGCGCGCGACGTGCGCGATGCTGCGATCCTTATGAAGTCCATGGCTTCGCTCGATCTCAAGGACACAACTTCCGTTGACCTGCCGGTGCCGGATTATGAAGCAGCCCTCGGCAGGTCTGTGAAGGGCATGAAGATCGGCATTCCAAGGGAATATCGTGTCGATGGCATGCCGGGCGAAATCGAGGAACTCTGGCAGAAGGGCATCCAGTATCTGAAGGATGCAGGTGCCGAGATTGTCGATATTTCGCTGCCGCATACCAAATATGCGCTGCCTGCTTATTATATCGTGGCGCCTGCGGAAGCTTCGTCCAACCTCGCACGTTATGATGGCGTTCGTTATGGCCTGCGCGTGCCCGGCAAGGATATTGCCGACATGTACGAACAGACCCGCGCCGCAGGCTTCGGCAAGGAGGTGAAGCGCCGCATCATGATCGGCACCTATGTCCTGTCGGCGGGCTATTACGACGCTTATTACCTCCGCGCCCAGAAGGTGCGTACGCTGATCAAGAAGGATTTCGAGGACGTTTTCGCCAAGGGTGTGGATGCTATCCTGACCCCGGCCACGCCTTCGGCGGCTTTCAGCCTTGCCGATGAAGTCCTCGCCAACGACCCGGTCAAGATGTACCTGAACGATATCTTTACCGTCACCGTGAACATGGCGGGATTGCCGGGCATCGCGGTGCCTGCCGGGCTGAACGGGCAGGGCCTGCCGCTTGGCCTCCAGCTTATCGGCCGCCCCTTCGAGGAAGAAACGCTGTTTCAGGCAGCCCATGTCATCGAGCAGGCTGCCGGGCGTTTCACGCCAGCGAAGTGGTGGTAA
- the parE gene encoding DNA topoisomerase IV subunit B: protein MDDSNDLFSRVVNNARERQMERQTGENTVAQPVVQPAPSAPKPVPAAAKAPPAASGGDDYNASSIRVLEGLEPVRLRPGMYIGGTDEKALHHLFAEVIDNSMDEAVAGHANFIEVTVDKEGFVTVSDNGRGIPVDEHPQVPGKSTLEVIMTKLHAGGKFDGKAYETSGGLHGVGVSVVNALSDVLEVEVARNRRLYRQCFSRGIPQGGLEELGEVHNRRGTRVRFHPDPEIFGKNAHFDPHRLYRMARSKAYLFGGVEIRWNCDPSLLDPKKETPEKAVFHFPGGLKDYLEASLGKEHQVTREVFAGRTEKQGGHGAVEWAVAWFGGDGFVHSYCNTIPTGDGGTHEAGLRIALTRGLKAYAELTNNKRASIITTDDVMVSAAGMLSVFIREPEFVGQTKDKLATVEAQRLVENAIRDPFDHWLAASPQEASRLLEWVIDRADERLRRRQEKETVRKSATRKLRLPGKLADCTQNAAAGAELFIVEGDSAGGSAKQARNRANQAILPLRGKILNVASAGREKLTANQQIADLVQALGCGTRKNYREDDLRYDRVIVMTDADVDGAHIASLLITFFYQEMPELIRNGHLYLAVPPLYRLSQGGKTAYARDDAHKEELLRTVFTGRGKIEIGRFKGLGEMRADQLKETTMDPAKRTLLRVQVDEEYGDETRNTVDDLMGTKPEARFRFIQDRAAFVEELDI, encoded by the coding sequence ATGGACGACAGCAACGATCTCTTTTCAAGAGTAGTGAACAACGCCAGGGAACGGCAGATGGAGCGCCAAACGGGTGAAAACACCGTGGCGCAACCGGTCGTGCAGCCGGCACCATCCGCGCCCAAGCCTGTGCCTGCCGCTGCCAAGGCGCCGCCTGCTGCATCAGGCGGCGACGATTACAACGCCTCCTCCATCCGCGTTCTTGAAGGCCTGGAGCCGGTGCGCCTGCGCCCCGGCATGTATATCGGCGGCACGGACGAAAAAGCACTGCACCACCTGTTTGCCGAAGTCATCGACAATTCGATGGACGAAGCGGTTGCTGGCCACGCGAATTTCATCGAAGTCACCGTGGATAAGGAAGGTTTTGTCACCGTTTCCGATAACGGGCGCGGCATTCCCGTGGACGAGCATCCGCAGGTGCCGGGCAAATCCACGCTCGAAGTCATCATGACCAAGCTTCATGCGGGCGGAAAATTCGACGGCAAAGCCTATGAAACCTCCGGTGGCCTGCATGGCGTTGGCGTGTCGGTGGTCAATGCGCTTTCGGATGTGCTTGAGGTGGAAGTGGCGCGCAATCGCCGGCTTTACCGCCAGTGTTTTTCACGCGGCATTCCGCAGGGAGGCCTCGAAGAACTGGGCGAGGTTCATAATCGCCGCGGAACGCGGGTGCGCTTTCATCCCGACCCGGAAATTTTTGGCAAGAATGCCCATTTCGACCCGCACCGGCTTTATCGGATGGCGCGCTCGAAGGCCTATCTGTTCGGTGGTGTGGAAATTCGCTGGAACTGCGATCCCTCGCTGCTCGACCCCAAGAAGGAAACGCCGGAAAAGGCCGTTTTCCACTTTCCCGGCGGGTTGAAGGATTATCTGGAGGCCTCGCTCGGCAAGGAACATCAGGTTACGCGCGAGGTTTTTGCAGGCCGCACGGAGAAGCAGGGCGGGCATGGCGCGGTTGAATGGGCCGTTGCATGGTTCGGCGGCGATGGTTTTGTCCATTCCTATTGCAATACCATCCCGACCGGCGATGGCGGCACGCATGAAGCGGGCCTGCGCATCGCGCTCACGCGCGGCCTCAAGGCCTATGCGGAACTGACCAATAACAAGCGCGCTTCTATCATCACCACAGACGATGTGATGGTGTCGGCGGCTGGTATGCTGTCTGTTTTCATCCGCGAGCCGGAATTCGTCGGCCAGACCAAAGACAAGCTTGCGACCGTGGAAGCACAACGCCTCGTGGAAAACGCAATCCGCGATCCGTTTGATCACTGGCTTGCCGCTTCCCCGCAGGAGGCTTCGCGCCTTCTGGAATGGGTGATCGACCGTGCCGATGAACGCCTGCGCCGCCGTCAGGAAAAAGAGACCGTACGCAAGAGCGCGACGCGCAAACTGCGCCTGCCCGGCAAACTTGCCGATTGCACGCAGAATGCGGCAGCAGGTGCGGAATTGTTCATCGTGGAGGGCGATTCGGCTGGCGGTTCCGCCAAGCAGGCGCGCAACCGCGCCAATCAGGCCATTCTGCCGCTACGGGGCAAGATTCTGAATGTCGCCAGTGCCGGACGCGAAAAACTGACTGCCAACCAGCAGATTGCCGATCTCGTTCAGGCGCTTGGTTGCGGCACGCGGAAGAATTACCGCGAGGATGACCTGCGTTATGACCGCGTGATCGTGATGACCGACGCGGACGTGGACGGTGCGCATATCGCCTCGCTTCTCATTACGTTCTTCTATCAGGAAATGCCGGAGCTCATCCGCAATGGCCATCTCTATCTGGCCGTACCGCCGCTCTATCGCCTGAGCCAGGGCGGCAAGACCGCCTATGCTCGCGACGACGCGCATAAGGAAGAACTGCTGCGCACCGTGTTCACCGGACGCGGCAAGATCGAAATCGGACGTTTCAAGGGGCTTGGCGAGATGCGCGCCGACCAGCTCAAGGAAACGACGATGGACCCGGCCAAACGTACGCTGTTGCGCGTTCAGGTGGATGAGGAATATGGCGATGAGACGCGCAATACGGTGGATGACCTGATGGGGACAAAGCCGGAAGCCCGCTTCCGCTTTATTCAGGACCGCGCGGCCTTCGTGGAGGAGCTGGATATCTGA
- a CDS encoding DMT family transporter encodes MPKTTGGGVEAHVKGMGFMVLSVLMLPLMDAIGKWLAMMDDLPPATATFMRFFVQCWLMFFIILVVGGLRALATSHLMGNLLRGALMGFGGLCFFTAVKYMPLADALAVFFAEPLILTLFSALFLKEKVGWRRFSAVGIGLIGTMIVIQPSFEIFGMVSLLPLATAVTFAIYLILNRKYGAKESPLTMQLYAGLGGWLFVGVAMLLAADRSFDDMHFALPHSVQPWLLLLLLGTIGTVSHLIVVQASKLAPASMLAPFQYLEIVNAVLMGLIIFGDFPTPSKWLGIAIIIGSGFYVFMRESKKKTGRIS; translated from the coding sequence ATGCCGAAAACGACGGGGGGTGGCGTGGAGGCGCATGTGAAGGGAATGGGCTTCATGGTCCTTTCCGTGCTCATGTTGCCGCTGATGGATGCCATCGGCAAATGGCTTGCCATGATGGACGATTTGCCGCCTGCGACCGCCACTTTCATGCGGTTTTTCGTACAGTGCTGGCTGATGTTCTTCATCATCCTTGTTGTGGGTGGCTTGCGGGCGCTGGCCACCTCGCATCTGATGGGCAATCTGCTGCGCGGCGCGTTGATGGGGTTCGGCGGCCTTTGCTTCTTTACGGCGGTCAAATATATGCCGCTTGCCGACGCCTTGGCGGTGTTTTTTGCCGAGCCTTTGATCCTGACGCTGTTTTCAGCGCTTTTCCTGAAGGAGAAAGTCGGCTGGCGGCGCTTCAGCGCCGTTGGCATCGGCCTCATCGGCACGATGATCGTCATTCAGCCCAGTTTCGAGATTTTCGGCATGGTTTCGCTTCTGCCGCTCGCAACCGCTGTTACTTTTGCAATTTATCTGATCCTCAACCGCAAATATGGCGCGAAGGAAAGCCCGCTTACCATGCAGTTGTATGCGGGGCTGGGCGGATGGCTGTTCGTGGGGGTGGCAATGCTGCTCGCTGCCGATAGGAGCTTTGACGATATGCATTTCGCCCTGCCGCACAGCGTACAGCCCTGGCTGCTCCTTTTGCTTTTGGGCACCATCGGTACGGTCAGTCACCTCATCGTGGTGCAGGCATCCAAGCTTGCGCCCGCATCCATGCTGGCACCGTTTCAATATCTGGAAATTGTGAATGCCGTTCTGATGGGACTGATTATCTTCGGCGATTTTCCAACGCCATCCAAATGGCTCGGCATCGCCATCATCATTGGCTCCGGCTTTTACGTCTTCATGCGTGAAAGCAAGAAAAAAACAGGACGGATCTCATGA
- the lipB gene encoding lipoyl(octanoyl) transferase LipB: protein MTNSPVTPSTETQQPKRYARFLPQEADAPPVEWLIAEGLTDYEEALAFMEARVQAIREGTASELVWLVEHPPLYTAGTSANAEDLLTPDRFPVFNTGRGGEYTYHGPGQRVAYVMLDLKRRREDVRAFVASLEQWIIETLAAFNIKGERREDRVGVWVVRPEKPRLADGSMCEDKIAAIGIRLRRWVSFHGIAINVEPDLSHYGGIVPCGISEHGVTSLVDLGLPVTMGDVDVALGKAFESVFGPRQTK from the coding sequence ATGACAAACAGCCCAGTTACCCCTTCCACTGAAACGCAACAGCCCAAACGCTATGCGCGCTTCCTGCCGCAGGAAGCCGATGCGCCGCCGGTGGAGTGGCTCATCGCCGAAGGGTTGACCGACTATGAGGAAGCCCTCGCCTTCATGGAAGCGCGTGTGCAGGCGATCCGCGAAGGCACTGCCAGCGAACTCGTGTGGCTGGTGGAGCATCCTCCGCTCTATACGGCCGGAACGAGTGCCAACGCCGAAGACCTGCTGACGCCGGACCGCTTTCCGGTGTTCAACACCGGGCGTGGCGGCGAATATACCTATCATGGTCCCGGCCAGCGCGTTGCCTATGTAATGCTCGACCTGAAGCGCCGCCGGGAGGATGTGCGGGCCTTCGTGGCGTCACTGGAACAATGGATCATCGAGACGCTGGCTGCGTTCAACATCAAGGGCGAACGCCGTGAAGACCGCGTTGGCGTCTGGGTCGTGCGGCCTGAAAAGCCGCGCCTTGCCGATGGAAGCATGTGCGAGGACAAGATTGCCGCTATCGGCATTCGCCTGCGCCGTTGGGTGAGCTTTCACGGCATCGCCATCAATGTAGAGCCGGACCTCAGCCATTACGGCGGCATCGTGCCTTGCGGGATTTCCGAGCATGGCGTGACCAGCCTTGTCGATCTTGGCCTGCCCGTCACGATGGGCGATGTTGATGTCGCGCTCGGCAAGGCTTTTGAAAGCGTGTTCGGACCCCGACAGACGAAATAA